Sequence from the bacterium genome:
CGTCGCGAATAAATAGTTTTAACAAGCAACAACAAGAGAAAGAGGACAAAACGTGAAAAGGTTAGGATGGCTAACAGGACTGATGGGAACGGGAATGGCACTGGCGGGCGCACTGCCCGCCCTGGCGGAAGAGGCCGCCACAACTGCAACCACGGCGGTCGTGGCCGCCGCTCCGGCGGCCACGGCTTCAGCCGTGAATTCGGGTGACACCGCCTGGGTATTGGTCAGCACGGCATTGGTCATGTTGATGACCATCCCCGGCCTTGCCTTATTCTACGGAGGATTGGTCCGGAAAAAGAATGTGCTCTCGGTCCTCATGCAATGCTTCTTCCTGATGTGCGCCGTAAGCTTACAGTGGGTGATCTTCGGATACAGCCTGTCGTTCGGCCCTGATATCAAGGGACTCATCGGGAACCTGGACTGGGCGTTTCTAAAGAACGTCGGACTGGAACCGAATGCAGACTATGCGGGGACGATTCCGCATCAAGCGTTCATGATCTTTCAAATGATGTTTGCGGTGATTACCCCTGGCCTGATCATCGGCGCCTTTGCGGAACGCATGAAGTTCTCGGCGTTTGTGGTGTTCATGCTGCTCTGGTCCACGATTGTTTATGATCCCGTGTGTCACTGGGTCTGGGGCGTTGGCGGATTCGTCCGCAAGATGGGCGCGTTGGATTTCGCCGGTGGTACCGTGGTTCATATCAATGCGGGTGTTGCGGCCCTGGTCGCGGCTTTGGTGCTGGGACGTCGCTTAGGGTATCCCCACAAACTGTCTCCGCCACATAACCTACCGTTTGCGGTCATGGGCGCAGCCCTGCTGTGGTTCGGCTGGTACGGCTTCAACGCCGGAAGCGCACTGGGCGCAAACGGTTTGGCGGCTAATGCCTTTGTGGTAACACACGTTGCTACAGCGGTTGCCGGGTTGGCCTGGGCAGTGATGGATGTGGCGTTCAATCGGCGTATGACGGTGCTGGGCTTGATCTCTGGTGCAGTTGCCGGTCTGGTAGCGATCACCCCGGCTGCGGGCTTCGTCAATATTGGCGGCGCCATCGGAATCGGCTTGGGCGCAGGCGTCATCTGCTACCTGTTCGTCAGCTTCGTGAAAGAGAAACTTGGCTATGACGATGCTCTGGATGCGTTCGGCGTGCATTGTGTGGGCGGAATCTGGGGTGCGTTGGCGACGGGATTGTGGGCGACCACCACCGTCAATAGCGCTGGCGCGAACGGCCTGTTCTACGGGAACCCCGCTCAGTTCATCATCCAACTCAAGGCGGTGGCGATCACCGTGGCTTACTCGGGCGTGGTCAGCTTCGTCCTGCTCAAACTGGTGGACAAAGTGATCGGCCTGCGTGCGACTGAACAATCTGAGCGGATCGGCCTGGATCTGACGGACCATCGCGAAACCGGGTACACGATGCTCGACTAAGGAAACGACCTAACAACGATTAGCAAATAACGAATTGAAGGACAAAAATGAAATACATCATAGCAGTGATTCAACCCGACCGGATGGACGAAGTCCTCGAGCGGTTAACAGACAAGAAGATCAACCTGGTTACCGTGACCAGCGTCATGGGGCGCGGTCGCCAGGGCGGTATCGCCCAGGTCTACCGGAGCCACAAGGAGGCCGGGACCCTCTTGAAGAAGATGAAGCTCGAGATTGCGGTGAATGACGAGTTCGTCAAGCCCGCTATCGAGGCCATCACCGGCGGGGCGCGCACCGGGGAAGTCGGGGACGGCAAGATCTTTGTCCTCGACCTACCAGAATGCATACGCATCCGAACGGGTGAAACGGGTGGTGCAGCGATCGGATAAACTCACAAATCATAAATACAGAAAGAGACAAAACATGATAACACGCAATAACGGACGGACAAGCAGGTTACCAAACAACTATTTTCGATGCATGGTGATAACGGTGGTATTGGGCGGGGCAAGCCTCGCCTGGGCGGAGGCTCCCGCCCCCACCCCGCCGTCGGCCCTGGCCGAAGCAACCTTGGCCAATGGGTACGTATGGCGTGGACAAGTCCTGAATAAGGAAGCTGTACTACAGCCCTCGTTCACCCTCGGCAAAGGATCGTTCACGATCAACACCTGGGGGAATATGAACCTCACGGACGCCGTCACCGAAGATGCCCCGGACTTATCAGAAATGGATCTGACGTTAGGCTATTCCAAGACAGTGGGGGCCGTGGCCTTGGGAGCGGGATTGATTGAGTATTCCTTCCCGAATACCACCTTCAAGGGTACCCGCGAGGTTTACGGAACCCTCTCGCTGCCTACGTTGTTGATCGTCCCGACGTTGAGCGTCTATTATGACTTCGACGAAGCGGATGGCGTCTACGGAAACCTGGCGTTCACCTACAGCCACAGCCTTACGGAGAAAACCACACTGGCTCTCTGCGCCTCGCTGGGCGCGGCGACCGCTGAGTATAACGCCTTCTACTTCGGCGTAGACCAAAACGCGCTGAACGATATGAATGTCGGGGCCGCGCTGGCCATCCCGGTCACCAAGTCCCTCACCATCACCCCGGCGTTTCAGTACACTGCCCTGCCTGATGGCGACATCAAGGACGGTGCCGCTGGTCTCTATCCGGAGAAGGACTTCGTGCTCGGCAGCATCAAGGCCTCCTACGTTTTCTAAGTTACTATCATCAACATGAAACAGGCCGGCCCTAAACAGCCGGCCTGTTTTTTTGCTACTTTAATTTCCGCACAAGAGGAATAGGATGTGGTGTTATGAAAAGAATACTTATAATCCTCGCCCTGCTGCTCCCGCTCTCTTTGACCGCCACTGAATCGCCCGGTAATGTTTCCCCTCCCCTGCCAAGGCGCTGGCTCTACCTGCAAACGGGATTACTCCCACAAGAACACATGATCCAAACCATGGCGCTGCTGGAGCGAGTCGCCACCGAGGGTTACACCGGCGTAGTCTTCAATGACTACAAGTTCATGCGCTGGGATTCTGTCCCCGACATTTACAAAAAGAACTGGCAGGAAATGCATGACACCTGCCGCCGCCTGAAACTGGAACTGGTGGCAGCCGTTATGCCGATGGGCTATTCCAATAGTCTCCTCAGCCGTAACCCGCATCTGGCGGAAGGATTGCCTGTGCGCGGCGCCAACTTTGTTGTCCGTAACGGCACGCTTATCCCGGATGAGGCGATTGCTTTCCGAAACGGTGGATTTGAGTCTTTTCACGCCAACACACCTGACGGCTGGAAATTCGTCGACGCACCGGGCCAGATTTCATTTATGGACACGAATATCCACAGAGAGGGCCATGCCTCACTCCGGATGCAGGATGTGGCAAAGTTTGAACCGGAGCACAAACATGCCCGAGCCTGCCAAACCCTCAAGCTTCAGCCCTTCCACAACTATCACGTGTCAGTTGACGTCAAAACCCTCAACTGGAGTGCCCAAGACACCCGTATCATGGTACTGGGCGAAAAGGGACAGACCCTGAATTTCCAAACGCCTGTATTCGAACAGACTCAAGACTGGAAAACCATCCACATCACCTTCAACACACTGGAATCCTCCACGGCGACCCTTTACCTGGGCACTTGGGCAGGAGAAACAGGCACCATCTGGTGGGACAACGTGCAAGTGGAACCCGCAGGATTCATGAATGTCCTCCGGCGCCCCGGCGCCCCGCTTCGACTCTACAACGAAGGCGGCTCTGTTCTTTATCAGGAAGGCCGCGATGTTAAGCCTATTAACGACCCGTTACTTGGAATGGATCCTTGGGCAGGCGATTACAGCTCGTGGCACGCCCTACCCGCCATCAGCACTCTGCCCGGCGGGCAGTTGGCGGAAGGACAACGGGTGCTCGCCGACTATTATCATACTGCCATCATTTATGACGGACAGGTCTCCTGTTGCATGAGTGAAGCCAAGGTTTATGAGATCCTCACGGAACAGATTCAACAGGTGCGAGACGCCATTCATCCGGATGGCTACATGATGATGCATGATGAAATCCGAATGCAAGGCTGGGACGAATCCTGCCAAAAACAAGGCGGAGACCCCGCCCGGATTCTCGGCAATAATGTCCGCCACTGCGTAGACATCATCAAGGCCGCCGATCCCGGCAAGCCTCTCTTTATATGGTCAGACATGTTTGACCCGACCCACAACGCCCGCAAGGAGGGTCGTTACTATCTGGTGAAAGGAGAGGGCCCCTGGTATGGCGCCTGGAAAGACCTACCTGAAGAGGTCACCGTGGTGAGCTGGCAGATGGAGCCCAAAACCCGGCGCCAATCGCTCGAACATTTTGCCAGTTTGGGCCATAAGCAGATTCTAGCCGGGTATTACGATGGCGACCCAAAAATGATCGCCTCATGGTTAAAAGACTCGAAAGGCATTAAAGGCGTAGACGGCGTGATGTACACCACTTGGCAAAGCAACTTCAAACATACCAAAGAATTTAGCGACCGCGCCAATTTTTGAGTGGGGTCAATGTCACATCGCAACATATCATTTGAACCGCTTTGGTCACTTTATCCGTCAAACGAGCCAATACTTTATCGCGATTGCAGGCAAGAGGAAACCGGTGCACGGCCATGCGCTGCCAGCGGATTTACATCCTGGACGGCGGCGTGGTCACCGCCACCGAATCCCATGACGAGTTGGTCAAAGACGGCCGCATGAACCAGTTCCGGCCGATCATACATGTCGGTCATGGCCTCCTCAATGCCCCACCAGTGAATCAGGAAATCCCAAGGCGTAAACCAAACATGGGTTTGGCCCGTTTTCTTCACAGGCATGATTCCCTCATAGATTGAAGGCATCAATCGATAGCGGGAGTCTGTCTCCTCCATATTATGCGTAACTATCGGCATCCTGATCTTGTCGAGGTCCTCCCGCTCGCAAATCTGCTTGTGGAAATGGCGCGACACCACGGCGTTGGAGTCATCAGTGTAGATGGTCTGCCGCAAACCGCCGGAGAACATCAGCATCCTTTGACAACAACGTAATTTCCGCAGTTCCCGATTTCATTGCTTCATGACTGACATCGTGCAACATGATCACACCTCAACTATTATCCAACCCTTGACACAATGGTTCGTTCCCAAATCATACCCTAACCTCCTAGACAAAAGACCCTATTCACAATGGAACACTTCCTCCATTCCCGCCCACCACTCGCCCTTGAGCCGATCCGGCAGCGGCTCCTGGCAGGGCATACAGAATGACCACCATTTTTGCGTGGTGGGATCCGCAACCATCGCGGCACAGTCCGTGGCAAAGTCCGACCCGGTATACTCGAAATAGCTGAACAGATAATGCTTTCCATCGGGCATCTTCCGAAGATAGATGGAGTAATTCCGCATGCGGCACGCCGCGATCATCTTCAGCACGTCAGGCCAGACGGCCGCGTGAAGGGTTTTGTATTCCGCGATCTTTTCTTCCTTCAGACCAATCACCGAACCATAGCGTTTCATCATGTCCTCCAGTCAAATGCCTGCTCTCCTTCATCAGATTAACTCATCATATTCGCCGAGATTCATGGGGTATTTTCCATACTGTCGCACCAGCTTGACGATCATGTCATAGGTCTTGCCTGAAACGTTACTGGCCACCGAGTGGTCGGACTGGAATATATAACCGCCACCTTTAGCCGCGTTCAACTTGCGAAGCACTTCCCGCCGAATAGTTACCGGATCCCCCTTTTCCCAGATCTGGATATCACTGTTGCCGCAAAACCCGAGAGTGTGGCCGAGTTCGCGCCGCAAGTCCACCGCATCCATGCCCGCCTTGACTTCGAGCGGATTATAGGCGTCGACGCCCATCTCCGCGAAATCCCGAATGACCGCATGGACGTTCCCACAGCCGTGATAGATCACCATCAGCCCCTTGGAATGGGCATGATCGGTAATGGCCTTCACCCAGGGCTTGTAGTGTTCACGCCAGAAGTCTGGATGCATGAACGTGCCGCACTTGTAGGCGATATCGCCCCAGATCACGAACCCGTCCAGTTTCCCTGAAGCAGCATCGATTTGCGCCTTGGCACAGTCCAGATAGAACTGTCCTACCTGCGCCACCACGTCCGCCATGCGCTCCGGTTCCATCCCCACCCACAACATGTGGTTCTCGGGGCCAATCAGGCGGGTCAAGCACTCGTTAACCTCGATGATGCTTCCAAATACCGGGAAATCGGGCCAAAGCGAGGCTACCGTATTCACCCAAGGGGGGCTGTTGCGTTCAAATCCATCGCCAACCCCCGCTATCTGGTTGTCGCCCGCGCTCAAATAACGGCGCGGATCGAAATGTGAATCGAAGGTCTTGACGGCCGCCTCGAGTTTTTCGATAGAATCAACTTCCCAGCCAACAAACTCAGGCATGGGGAAGTCGTACACCTTACGCATGATGGCGCCGAAGCCTGTCTTCACCGTGACCTCCTGTGGCGTTTCC
This genomic interval carries:
- a CDS encoding ammonium transporter, whose protein sequence is MKRLGWLTGLMGTGMALAGALPALAEEAATTATTAVVAAAPAATASAVNSGDTAWVLVSTALVMLMTIPGLALFYGGLVRKKNVLSVLMQCFFLMCAVSLQWVIFGYSLSFGPDIKGLIGNLDWAFLKNVGLEPNADYAGTIPHQAFMIFQMMFAVITPGLIIGAFAERMKFSAFVVFMLLWSTIVYDPVCHWVWGVGGFVRKMGALDFAGGTVVHINAGVAALVAALVLGRRLGYPHKLSPPHNLPFAVMGAALLWFGWYGFNAGSALGANGLAANAFVVTHVATAVAGLAWAVMDVAFNRRMTVLGLISGAVAGLVAITPAAGFVNIGGAIGIGLGAGVICYLFVSFVKEKLGYDDALDAFGVHCVGGIWGALATGLWATTTVNSAGANGLFYGNPAQFIIQLKAVAITVAYSGVVSFVLLKLVDKVIGLRATEQSERIGLDLTDHRETGYTMLD
- a CDS encoding P-II family nitrogen regulator, which encodes MKYIIAVIQPDRMDEVLERLTDKKINLVTVTSVMGRGRQGGIAQVYRSHKEAGTLLKKMKLEIAVNDEFVKPAIEAITGGARTGEVGDGKIFVLDLPECIRIRTGETGGAAIG
- a CDS encoding TorF family putative porin, producing MITRNNGRTSRLPNNYFRCMVITVVLGGASLAWAEAPAPTPPSALAEATLANGYVWRGQVLNKEAVLQPSFTLGKGSFTINTWGNMNLTDAVTEDAPDLSEMDLTLGYSKTVGAVALGAGLIEYSFPNTTFKGTREVYGTLSLPTLLIVPTLSVYYDFDEADGVYGNLAFTYSHSLTEKTTLALCASLGAATAEYNAFYFGVDQNALNDMNVGAALAIPVTKSLTITPAFQYTALPDGDIKDGAAGLYPEKDFVLGSIKASYVF
- a CDS encoding carbohydrate binding domain-containing protein; protein product: MKRILIILALLLPLSLTATESPGNVSPPLPRRWLYLQTGLLPQEHMIQTMALLERVATEGYTGVVFNDYKFMRWDSVPDIYKKNWQEMHDTCRRLKLELVAAVMPMGYSNSLLSRNPHLAEGLPVRGANFVVRNGTLIPDEAIAFRNGGFESFHANTPDGWKFVDAPGQISFMDTNIHREGHASLRMQDVAKFEPEHKHARACQTLKLQPFHNYHVSVDVKTLNWSAQDTRIMVLGEKGQTLNFQTPVFEQTQDWKTIHITFNTLESSTATLYLGTWAGETGTIWWDNVQVEPAGFMNVLRRPGAPLRLYNEGGSVLYQEGRDVKPINDPLLGMDPWAGDYSSWHALPAISTLPGGQLAEGQRVLADYYHTAIIYDGQVSCCMSEAKVYEILTEQIQQVRDAIHPDGYMMMHDEIRMQGWDESCQKQGGDPARILGNNVRHCVDIIKAADPGKPLFIWSDMFDPTHNARKEGRYYLVKGEGPWYGAWKDLPEEVTVVSWQMEPKTRRQSLEHFASLGHKQILAGYYDGDPKMIASWLKDSKGIKGVDGVMYTTWQSNFKHTKEFSDRANF
- a CDS encoding L-rhamnose mutarotase, which gives rise to MKRYGSVIGLKEEKIAEYKTLHAAVWPDVLKMIAACRMRNYSIYLRKMPDGKHYLFSYFEYTGSDFATDCAAMVADPTTQKWWSFCMPCQEPLPDRLKGEWWAGMEEVFHCE
- a CDS encoding uroporphyrinogen decarboxylase family protein: MSMFDTVGKEVLSSRKPGTQVKLERMRKALRHEEPDRVPISDFFWGGFIRRWREELRLPADANPYYYYDLDWICTVPNMDPWVRSFEILKETPQEVTVKTGFGAIMRKVYDFPMPEFVGWEVDSIEKLEAAVKTFDSHFDPRRYLSAGDNQIAGVGDGFERNSPPWVNTVASLWPDFPVFGSIIEVNECLTRLIGPENHMLWVGMEPERMADVVAQVGQFYLDCAKAQIDAASGKLDGFVIWGDIAYKCGTFMHPDFWREHYKPWVKAITDHAHSKGLMVIYHGCGNVHAVIRDFAEMGVDAYNPLEVKAGMDAVDLRRELGHTLGFCGNSDIQIWEKGDPVTIRREVLRKLNAAKGGGYIFQSDHSVASNVSGKTYDMIVKLVRQYGKYPMNLGEYDELI